One genomic segment of Candidatus Hydrogenedentota bacterium includes these proteins:
- a CDS encoding citrate synthase, producing the protein MKNNVKLTVDGQEHEFPVIEGSEGERAMDISSLRDKTGLVTYDPGYANTASCKSDITFVDGDKGILRYRGYPIEELAVRAKFPAVAHLLIYGHLPNREQSAEWRRKLTLNSYIHEDLLKFFEGFPPQAHPMAILSAMVASLSAYYPHFDSEEETDLNIVRLLAQAKTIAAFSYKKSIGQPRIYPRTEFSYAANFLRMMFATPAEEYVVPPVLEEALNMLLIVHADHEQNCSTSTVRMACSSRTNLFSAVSAGICALWGPLHGGANQAVIEMLEGIQADGGNYRVFIDRVKRKEALLMGFGHRVYKNHDPRSRILKASMDRILNELGIHDPLVELAKNIEEIVLEDDFFVSRKLYPNVDFYSGIIYRAMGIPTNMFTVMFALGRIPGWIAHWREMHLNTGEKIHRPRQIYTGLNMRPLLGLYSEDQTGAKTGATARRRANA; encoded by the coding sequence ATGAAGAACAATGTGAAATTGACGGTGGACGGACAGGAACACGAGTTTCCGGTTATCGAGGGTTCGGAAGGCGAGCGTGCGATGGACATATCGTCCTTGCGCGACAAGACGGGCCTCGTGACCTACGATCCGGGGTATGCCAACACGGCGTCGTGCAAAAGCGATATAACTTTCGTGGACGGCGACAAGGGCATTTTGCGGTACCGGGGCTATCCGATCGAGGAACTGGCGGTTCGTGCAAAATTTCCCGCGGTAGCGCATCTTCTCATTTACGGGCATCTGCCCAACCGGGAACAGTCCGCCGAGTGGCGCCGCAAACTGACGCTGAACAGTTATATTCACGAGGATCTGCTCAAGTTCTTCGAGGGGTTCCCGCCGCAGGCGCATCCCATGGCCATTTTGTCGGCCATGGTGGCGTCGCTTTCCGCTTATTACCCTCATTTCGACAGCGAGGAGGAAACGGATCTCAACATTGTCCGTCTGTTGGCCCAAGCAAAGACCATCGCGGCATTTTCGTACAAAAAGTCCATCGGTCAGCCGCGCATCTATCCACGCACCGAATTCAGTTATGCCGCGAATTTCCTGCGGATGATGTTTGCGACGCCCGCCGAGGAATACGTGGTTCCGCCGGTCCTCGAAGAGGCGCTCAACATGCTGCTGATCGTCCATGCGGATCACGAGCAGAATTGCAGCACGTCCACCGTCCGAATGGCCTGCAGCAGCCGCACAAATCTCTTCTCGGCGGTGTCCGCGGGAATTTGCGCGTTGTGGGGACCGTTGCACGGCGGGGCCAACCAGGCCGTCATCGAAATGCTCGAAGGCATCCAGGCGGACGGGGGCAATTACCGGGTTTTCATCGATCGGGTCAAGCGGAAAGAGGCGTTGCTCATGGGTTTCGGTCACCGGGTCTACAAGAACCACGATCCGCGGTCGCGCATTCTGAAGGCGTCCATGGATAGAATCCTGAACGAACTGGGCATCCACGATCCGCTGGTGGAACTTGCCAAGAACATCGAGGAGATCGTGCTGGAAGACGATTTCTTCGTTTCGCGGAAACTGTATCCGAACGTGGACTTTTACAGCGGCATTATTTACCGGGCCATGGGCATTCCGACGAACATGTTCACGGTCATGTTTGCGTTGGGCCGCATTCCGGGTTGGATTGCGCATTGGCGCGAGATGCACCTGAACACCGGCGAAAAGATCCACCGGCCGAGGCAAATCTACACGGGATTGAACATGCGGCCGTTGCTGGGCCTGTATTCCGAGGATCAAACCGGCGCCAAGACCGGTGCAACCGCCAGGAGAAGAGCCAATGCCTGA
- a CDS encoding ATP-binding protein: MILRNPVIAAKRLRWRLVSVPLYVKVFGIGLLISILFATIAFYVMRRSVFDAHYQVRGEMALSVALSLSARLESADLNQKSVMDQALNETMTAFPSVRYIVVQDAEGTLLSHGFTFPREAPPDLAQQNGDLCSRCHESLSPVEIPEELLEVQPQVVLPSGGLRAYRRSEGLVLEVTVPIGDGSRASVRLGVGDKRLGRDLATVNRAILVGMGLCLLASVCSALLLTYVLGKPINALLEATKIVAKGDFSVRAPVDSDDELGRLAVAFNRMTEGLEESRRRILRADRLASIGQFAAGVAHEINNPLDGVLSCLERLQRDPANLSQNLDYLDMMKHALRRVSGVIQRLLDYSQQRGMNLKPEHAGAILENVAALIRVMARQKAIEIEMDVPDDIPAIMCDRYYMEQAFLNLALNGLSAIEEGAPPDAGAMARGTLTFRVRTDPAPAGMPRVRVDVEDNGCGIAPEHLPRIFDAFYTTKDPGKGTGLGLAIVREIVEVHSGTIEVESTVGKGAVFHVYLPAADAWDQTVGNERAFSA, translated from the coding sequence GTGATTCTGCGAAATCCCGTCATCGCGGCCAAGCGTCTTCGTTGGCGCTTGGTATCAGTGCCCCTGTATGTAAAGGTTTTCGGCATAGGTCTGCTGATTAGCATTCTGTTTGCCACGATTGCCTTTTACGTCATGCGGCGCAGTGTCTTCGACGCGCACTATCAGGTGCGCGGGGAAATGGCGTTGTCGGTGGCGCTTTCCTTGTCGGCCCGCCTCGAATCCGCCGACCTCAATCAAAAATCAGTCATGGACCAAGCGTTGAACGAGACGATGACCGCCTTTCCAAGCGTTCGCTATATCGTCGTGCAGGATGCCGAAGGAACCCTCCTGTCGCACGGATTTACCTTCCCGCGCGAGGCGCCACCCGATCTGGCCCAACAAAACGGCGATCTCTGCTCCCGGTGCCATGAAAGCCTGTCGCCGGTGGAAATCCCCGAAGAATTGCTGGAAGTGCAACCGCAGGTGGTCCTGCCGTCGGGAGGGCTTCGGGCCTACCGGCGTTCCGAGGGGCTAGTCCTCGAAGTGACCGTGCCGATCGGCGACGGAAGCCGCGCCTCCGTCCGCTTGGGGGTGGGCGACAAGCGGCTGGGGCGTGATCTCGCGACAGTCAACCGCGCCATTCTGGTCGGCATGGGTTTGTGCCTGCTGGCGTCGGTCTGTTCAGCCCTGCTGCTGACCTACGTCCTCGGAAAACCCATCAACGCCCTGCTCGAGGCCACCAAAATCGTCGCAAAAGGCGATTTCAGCGTGCGCGCTCCCGTTGATTCCGACGACGAACTGGGCCGCCTGGCCGTGGCGTTCAACCGGATGACGGAAGGTCTGGAGGAGTCGCGGCGCCGCATTCTTCGCGCGGACCGCCTGGCGTCCATCGGCCAGTTCGCGGCGGGAGTCGCCCACGAAATCAACAACCCCTTGGACGGCGTATTGAGTTGTCTCGAACGCCTGCAGCGCGACCCGGCGAACCTTTCGCAAAATCTGGATTATCTCGACATGATGAAGCATGCGCTCCGTCGCGTTTCGGGCGTGATTCAACGGCTGCTGGACTATTCCCAGCAGCGCGGAATGAATTTGAAACCGGAACACGCCGGCGCCATCCTCGAAAACGTTGCCGCTTTGATTCGTGTCATGGCGCGCCAGAAGGCGATCGAAATCGAAATGGACGTTCCCGACGACATCCCGGCGATAATGTGCGATCGCTATTATATGGAACAGGCTTTTCTCAACCTGGCCTTGAACGGATTGTCTGCCATCGAGGAGGGCGCGCCTCCGGATGCAGGCGCCATGGCCCGCGGCACGCTGACGTTTCGTGTGCGGACCGATCCGGCGCCCGCGGGAATGCCGCGCGTCCGCGTTGACGTTGAAGACAACGGATGTGGAATTGCGCCCGAACACCTGCCCAGGATATTCGATGCCTTTTACACGACAAAGGACCCGGGAAAGGGAACCGGGCTTGGGCTGGCCATCGTCAGGGAAATTGTCGAGGTTCATTCCGGCACAATCGAAGTGGAGTCAACCGTGGGAAAAGGCGCCGTGTTTCATGTCTACTTGCCGGCCGCGGATGCCTGGGATCAAACCGTCGGCAACGAAAGGGCGTTTTCAGCATGA
- the sucD gene encoding succinate--CoA ligase subunit alpha, with translation MSIFVDRETCVLVQGITGRDGSFHARQMKNYGTKVAAGVTPGKGGTLVDGIPVFNTVEEAAARFSIDATAIYVPPALAADAMYEAVDAGIKLIVCITEGIPANEMMRVYARVRAAGVRLIGPNCPGLITPGECKVGIMPGSLVTPGNVGVVSRSGTLTYEAIWALTQAGMGQTTCVGIGGDPIIGTDFVACLEAFENDPATDAVVLIGEIGGSDEETAARFIEQHMSKPVVAFIAGQTAPPGKRMGHAGAIVMGSSGSAADKIAALNRAGVPVAGSPTELPEFVARVLNQDLDAVPRSERKAYQYA, from the coding sequence ATGTCCATTTTCGTTGACAGGGAGACTTGCGTCTTGGTTCAGGGCATTACGGGCCGGGACGGATCTTTCCACGCGCGGCAAATGAAAAACTACGGGACGAAGGTAGCCGCCGGCGTGACGCCGGGCAAAGGCGGCACGCTGGTGGACGGCATCCCCGTGTTCAACACGGTCGAAGAGGCGGCCGCGCGGTTCAGCATTGACGCGACGGCAATTTACGTTCCTCCGGCGCTGGCCGCGGACGCCATGTACGAAGCCGTGGATGCCGGGATCAAGTTGATTGTCTGCATCACGGAAGGCATCCCGGCGAACGAGATGATGCGCGTGTATGCGCGGGTCCGTGCGGCGGGTGTTCGGCTGATCGGCCCCAATTGCCCCGGCCTGATCACGCCGGGCGAGTGCAAGGTGGGCATCATGCCCGGATCGTTGGTCACGCCCGGAAATGTGGGCGTCGTCTCGCGTTCCGGCACCCTGACCTACGAGGCCATCTGGGCGCTGACGCAGGCGGGCATGGGCCAGACGACCTGCGTGGGCATCGGCGGCGATCCGATCATCGGCACGGATTTCGTCGCGTGCCTTGAAGCCTTCGAAAACGACCCGGCGACCGACGCGGTGGTCCTGATCGGAGAAATCGGCGGCAGCGACGAAGAAACCGCCGCCCGCTTCATCGAGCAGCACATGTCCAAGCCCGTCGTGGCGTTCATCGCCGGTCAGACGGCCCCGCCGGGCAAGCGAATGGGCCACGCCGGCGCGATCGTCATGGGATCCTCCGGTTCGGCGGCGGACAAAATCGCCGCGCTCAACCGCGCGGGCGTGCCGGTGGCCGGCTCGCCCACCGAATTGCCGGAATTCGTGGCCCGGGTCTTGAACCAAGACCTTGACGCGGTCCCCCGATCCGAACGAAAAGCGTACCAA
- a CDS encoding sigma-54 dependent transcriptional regulator gives MKILLVDDERIKRTALRDDLVEAGYETDVAACAEEGLVHLQAERFDVVVTDLRMKAMDGIVFMSEIKRRWPDTEVIMITAYASVENAVQAMKQGAFDYITKPFESTKLILILEKIAKMHALKRENASLKAELAKATHHGEIIGTSPAMKNTFELLDIAVACDVPVLLWGETGTGKEMFATAIHRRGARKKNPFVRVSCAALSEQLMESELFGHERGSFTGAIDSKPGRFELADKGTLFLDEIDDVPMGIQVKLLRVLEGHPYERVGGVASIQADVRIIAASKVDLRKRVADSAFRSDLFYRLNVFPIWIPPLRDRREDIPLLADHFLKLYSTQETPPKMNDEALSVLWDYSWPGNVRELQNVVRRVLLRLGNRLEVGCQDLPPEIRCGNLESPQENGHPQSFKKAIESNERSLLIEALKKTGGNQSRAAASLGMKLSTFRDKLAKHGIRTLGQSPQAPDNGDTPSETK, from the coding sequence ATGAAAATTCTCCTGGTGGACGACGAACGCATCAAACGGACCGCCCTGCGCGACGACTTGGTCGAGGCGGGGTATGAAACCGACGTGGCCGCCTGCGCCGAGGAAGGACTGGTCCACTTGCAGGCCGAACGTTTCGACGTGGTGGTGACCGATCTGCGCATGAAAGCCATGGACGGGATCGTCTTCATGTCGGAAATCAAGCGGCGCTGGCCCGACACCGAAGTCATCATGATTACGGCCTATGCCTCGGTGGAAAATGCCGTACAGGCCATGAAACAGGGCGCATTCGACTACATCACGAAACCCTTTGAAAGCACGAAACTCATCCTAATCCTCGAAAAAATCGCCAAAATGCACGCGCTCAAGCGCGAAAACGCCTCGCTCAAGGCCGAACTGGCCAAGGCCACCCATCACGGCGAGATCATCGGCACAAGCCCCGCCATGAAAAACACCTTCGAACTGCTCGACATCGCCGTCGCCTGCGATGTGCCGGTTCTCCTCTGGGGCGAAACGGGAACCGGCAAGGAAATGTTTGCCACGGCCATTCACCGGCGCGGCGCGCGCAAAAAAAATCCCTTCGTGCGGGTAAGCTGCGCGGCGCTCTCGGAACAGTTGATGGAAAGCGAACTGTTCGGACACGAACGCGGCTCGTTCACCGGGGCTATTGACAGCAAGCCGGGCCGTTTCGAACTGGCGGACAAGGGCACCTTGTTCCTGGACGAAATAGACGACGTGCCGATGGGCATCCAGGTGAAATTGCTCCGTGTCTTGGAAGGCCACCCCTATGAACGCGTCGGCGGCGTCGCCTCGATTCAGGCCGACGTGCGGATTATCGCCGCCTCGAAGGTGGACCTGCGCAAGCGCGTGGCCGACAGCGCGTTTCGCAGCGACCTGTTTTACCGGCTCAACGTGTTTCCCATCTGGATCCCCCCCCTGCGGGACCGGCGCGAGGACATCCCGCTGCTGGCGGACCATTTCCTGAAACTGTACAGCACGCAGGAGACCCCGCCCAAAATGAACGACGAGGCCCTGAGTGTTTTATGGGACTATTCATGGCCGGGCAATGTCCGCGAACTGCAAAACGTCGTCAGGCGCGTACTCTTGCGACTGGGCAACCGGCTTGAAGTCGGCTGCCAGGATCTCCCCCCTGAAATCCGATGCGGCAACCTGGAGTCGCCGCAGGAAAATGGCCATCCGCAATCCTTCAAGAAAGCCATCGAGTCCAACGAACGCTCCCTCCTCATCGAAGCGCTGAAAAAAACCGGCGGGAATCAAAGCCGCGCCGCCGCAAGCCTTGGCATGAAATTGTCCACCTTCCGGGACAAACTCGCCAAGCACGGCATTCGCACTTTGGGGCAATCGCCTCAAGCCCCTGATAACGGCGACACACCCTCCGAAACGAAATAA
- the sucC gene encoding ADP-forming succinate--CoA ligase subunit beta: MVIHEHNAKQIFAGHGIPVTEGDIAATPGEAEVIARRIGKPVVVKAQVHVGGRGKAGGILFADDPETARAQAEKILGMTIKGLPVHEVLVTTAEKPLAESYVGIVLDRNAKKPVIMVSSAGGVDIEDVAARTPEKIRRQHIDPVEGIHPYQARRLAYYLYDDPVLAKQAADIILKLYGVFEDCDASLAEINPLIANPEGRIIALDAKMNIDDNALYRQPAIASMRDPKAEDPAEAEAREAGLSYIKLGGTIGCIVNGAGLAMATMDLVKRYGGEPANFLDIGGSSNPQKVVTAIKIILSDPKVRAILINILGGITRCDDVATGIVEAFRQFQPAVPVVIRLAGTNEAAAADILRHTGLPTAPSLDEVVKKAIEMSRAQDSAQERRK, translated from the coding sequence ATGGTTATTCATGAACACAACGCGAAACAGATTTTTGCCGGACACGGCATACCGGTCACCGAGGGGGATATCGCTGCAACCCCCGGGGAAGCCGAGGTTATCGCTCGCCGAATCGGCAAGCCGGTCGTCGTCAAGGCCCAAGTGCATGTCGGGGGACGCGGCAAGGCCGGCGGGATCCTGTTTGCCGACGACCCGGAAACAGCCCGCGCCCAAGCCGAAAAAATTCTGGGCATGACTATCAAGGGGCTTCCGGTCCATGAGGTGCTGGTAACCACAGCGGAAAAGCCCCTCGCCGAATCGTACGTGGGTATCGTACTCGACCGAAACGCCAAGAAACCCGTGATCATGGTATCGTCCGCCGGCGGTGTGGATATCGAAGACGTGGCCGCCCGGACGCCGGAGAAAATTCGACGGCAGCACATCGATCCTGTCGAGGGAATACATCCCTACCAAGCACGCAGGCTGGCCTACTACCTCTACGACGATCCCGTGCTGGCCAAACAGGCCGCCGATATCATTCTGAAACTTTATGGCGTTTTCGAGGATTGCGACGCCTCCCTGGCCGAAATCAATCCGCTGATAGCCAATCCCGAAGGCAGGATTATCGCCCTCGACGCCAAGATGAACATAGACGACAACGCGTTGTACCGCCAGCCGGCCATTGCCTCCATGCGCGATCCCAAAGCGGAAGATCCGGCCGAAGCCGAAGCGCGTGAAGCGGGGCTGTCCTACATAAAACTGGGCGGAACGATAGGCTGTATCGTCAACGGGGCCGGGCTTGCCATGGCCACCATGGACCTCGTGAAGCGCTACGGCGGCGAACCGGCGAATTTCCTCGACATTGGCGGTTCCTCGAACCCCCAGAAAGTCGTGACGGCCATCAAAATCATCTTGTCGGACCCGAAAGTCCGCGCCATTCTAATCAATATCTTGGGCGGCATCACGCGGTGCGACGACGTCGCCACCGGAATCGTGGAAGCGTTCAGGCAGTTCCAGCCCGCCGTGCCCGTCGTGATTCGGCTGGCCGGCACCAACGAGGCCGCGGCGGCGGACATTCTCAGGCACACCGGCCTGCCCACCGCCCCATCCCTCGACGAAGTGGTCAAAAAGGCCATCGAAATGTCCCGCGCACAGGACTCCGCACAGGAACGGAGGAAATAA